Proteins encoded within one genomic window of Ursus arctos isolate Adak ecotype North America unplaced genomic scaffold, UrsArc2.0 scaffold_9, whole genome shotgun sequence:
- the CDKL2 gene encoding cyclin-dependent kinase-like 2, whose protein sequence is MEKYENLGLVGEGSYGMVMKCRNRDSGRIVAVKKFLESDDDKMVKKIAMREIKLLKQLRHENLVNLLEVCKKKKRWYLVFEFVDHTILDDLELFPNGLDYQLVQKYLFQIINGIGFCHSHNIIHRDIKPENILVSQSGVVKLCDFGFARTLAAPGEVYTDYVATRWYRAPELLVGDVKYGKAVDVWAIGCLVTEMLMGEPLFPGDSDIDQLYHIMMCLGNLIPRHQELFYKNPVFAGVRLPEIKETEPLERRYPKLSEVVIDLAKKCLHIDPDKRPFCAELLHHDFFHMDGFAERFSQELQLKVQKDAKNISLSKKSQSRKKEKEKDDRLGEERKTLVVQDTNTDPKIKDSKVFKIKGSKMDGDKVEKVSRASNASCLPDNGMSHIGMVPSTSLRDCSNGSVGHTRNPGVAIPPLAHNLSAVAHGINSGMVTIPGVQSYRVDEKTKKYCIPFVKPNKHSPSGIYNINVTTSVTSEKSLLQASKKRREYSKTDVRLPELSYNHLPELRALEGVARNSRLIKKENKNLSESRIPSLATIDLHTPNIALHQVPGSPLSGDSEADLPRVEHQH, encoded by the exons caACTGAGGCATGAAAATCTGGTGAATCTGTTGGaagtatgtaagaaaaaaaaacgaTGGTACCTAGTCTTTGAATTTGTTGACCATACAATTCTTGATGACTTGGAGCTCTTTCCCAATGGACTAGACTACCAGCtggttcaaaaatatttgtttcagatTATTAATGGAATTGGATTTTGTCACAGTCACAAT atCATACACAGAGATATAAAGCCAGAGAATATATTAGTCTCCCAGTCTGGCGTTGTCAAGTTATGTGATTTTGGATTTGCGCGAACGTTGGCAGCCCCTGGGGAAGTTTATACTGATTATGTGGCAACCCGATGGTATAGAGCTCCAGAACTATTGGTCGGTGATGTCAAGTATGGCAA GGCTGTTGACGTATGGGCCATTGGTTGTCTCGTAACTGAAATGCTCATGGGGGAACCCCTTTTTCCTGGAGATTCTGATATTGATCAGCTATACCATATTATGATGTGTTTAG GTAATCTAATTCCAAGACATCAGGAGCTGTTCTATAAAAATCCTGTGTTTGCTGGAGTAAGGTTGCcagaaatcaaggaaacagaACCTCTTGAAAGACGCTATCCCAAGCTCTCTGAAGTTGTGATAGATTTAGCAAAG AAATGCTTACATATTGACCCAGACAAAAGACCCTTCTGTGCTGAGCTCCTCCATCATGATTTCTTTCATATGGATGGATTTGCTGAGAG ATTTTCTCAGGAACTACAGTTAAAAGTGCAGAAAGAtgccaaaaatatttctttatctaaaaaatcccaaagcagaaagaaggaaaaggaaaaagatgatcGCTTaggtgaagagagaaaaacacttGTGGTACAG GATACCAATACTGATCCCAAAATTAAAGAttctaaagtatttaaaataaaaggatcaaAAATGGATGGAGATAAAGTTGAAAAAGTCAGTCGAGCTTCAAATGCCAGCTGTCTCCCTGACAATGGGATGAGTCACATCGGAATGGTGCCTTCTACAAGCCTCCGAGATTGCAGCAATGGCAGCGTGGGTCATACTAGAAATCCAGGCGTGGCAATCCCTCCACTCGCACACAATCTTTCTGCAGTGGCTCACGGTATTAATTCTGGAATGGTGACTATCCCAGGAGTTCAGAGTTACAG AgtggatgagaaaaccaagaagtATTGTATTCCATTTGTAAAACCAAATAAACATTCTCCATCAGGCATTTATAATATTAATGTGACCACATCA GTCACTAGTGAAAAGAGCCTACTTCAGGCAagtaagaaaagaagagaatacTCCAAGACAGATGTCCGCTTGCCTGAACTAAGCTATAATCATCTCCCTGAACTAAGAGCCTTGGAAGGTGTAG ctCGAAATTCCAGGTtaataaagaaagagaacaaaaatctCTCAGAATCTCGAATTCCTTCCCTGGCCACTATTGACTTGCACACGCCCAATATCGCATTACATCAG GTACCAGGATCTCCCCTGTCAGGTGATTCGGAGGCCGATTTGCCTCGGGTGGAACACCAGCACTGA